Proteins encoded within one genomic window of Dyadobacter chenhuakuii:
- a CDS encoding PadR family transcriptional regulator, translating into MRRTYLGEFEELVLLMIVILDGQAYGVTVSQEIEEHTGRVVTFGAVHNTLIRLEEKGFVTSELGGATTERGGRRKRLFKVTTLGSRALQDIQQLRNKLWHLMPDGALKTIGL; encoded by the coding sequence ATGCGCCGAACGTATTTGGGAGAGTTTGAAGAACTGGTGTTGCTTATGATCGTGATTCTGGATGGCCAGGCTTATGGCGTGACGGTCAGCCAGGAAATTGAAGAGCATACCGGCCGCGTCGTTACGTTCGGCGCGGTCCATAACACGCTGATCCGGCTGGAAGAAAAGGGGTTCGTAACCTCCGAACTGGGTGGTGCAACTACGGAGCGGGGCGGGAGGAGGAAACGGCTGTTCAAAGTTACTACACTGGGAAGCCGCGCGCTGCAGGACATTCAGCAGCTGCGCAACAAGCTCTGGCATCTGATGCCGGACGGCGCGTTAAAAACAATCGGCTTATGA
- a CDS encoding LytR/AlgR family response regulator transcription factor translates to MNGQVIRAIAIDDEPMALRVIESHAHKMKQLDLIMTTTDAVEGLVFAQNHDIDLIFLDIQMPDLTGIQFLKQLAGQSKVVLTTAYTQYALEGYDYDVIDYLLKPISFDRFLRSVQKMQRLFITNEAAGASNIALENPTKTDFGVIFIKTEHKLVKVDHQDLLYLQGGKDYTTVVTRSEKLLTLTTLAKFEESLPEAYFMRVHKSYLVALTKIQFIERQRIFIDHAVIPIGDSYKEHVFKKIGG, encoded by the coding sequence GTGAACGGACAGGTAATAAGAGCCATCGCGATTGATGACGAACCCATGGCATTGCGGGTGATCGAAAGCCATGCGCATAAGATGAAGCAACTGGATCTTATCATGACCACAACCGACGCAGTCGAAGGGCTCGTTTTCGCGCAGAACCATGATATTGACCTCATTTTCCTGGATATTCAAATGCCCGATTTGACCGGGATCCAGTTTTTGAAACAATTGGCGGGACAGTCAAAAGTGGTTTTAACCACGGCCTACACGCAATATGCGTTGGAAGGATACGACTATGATGTGATCGATTATCTGCTGAAACCCATATCGTTTGACCGTTTCCTGCGCTCGGTTCAAAAAATGCAAAGGTTATTTATAACAAATGAAGCAGCCGGTGCTTCCAACATTGCATTGGAAAATCCCACGAAAACTGATTTTGGAGTCATTTTTATAAAAACTGAGCATAAGCTTGTCAAGGTGGATCATCAGGATCTGCTTTACCTGCAAGGCGGCAAAGATTACACGACCGTCGTCACGCGTTCCGAAAAATTACTTACGCTGACGACCCTGGCTAAATTTGAAGAGAGCCTCCCCGAAGCCTATTTCATGCGCGTGCACAAATCCTACCTCGTGGCCCTCACCAAGATTCAGTTTATCGAACGCCAGCGGATTTTTATTGATCATGCTGTCATTCCAATAGGAGATTCTTATAAGGAACATGTATTTAAAAAGATAGGAGGCTAG
- a CDS encoding sensor histidine kinase, with product MWDAAEGNLRMPLFLADLTDPFTPVGYGRTILMCYFSLWVFDRLFQHHQYGLAVLALMILIAMDVLVRYIVEQLFLGPVFDIWQYPRGIGIWDYFGENVFFSALGIFLCFLLKTVNDYFRHESMRREKLVMELAYLKAQLNPHFLFNTMNNLYGLSLSEPERTPDVILRLGEMMRYMLYESNETLVPVDREIEYLTGFIELEKLRYPAETYVNFTLEGNVNGIMIAPLLSITFVENAFKHGQLRDPAFPVHISLSISGQALRFETSNQITFQNRDTAGGIGLKNVERRLALLYPGKHMLRVWQEADQFHTLLEINVNAVKAD from the coding sequence TTGTGGGATGCGGCAGAAGGAAATCTGCGAATGCCGCTTTTTCTGGCAGATCTTACCGATCCTTTCACGCCGGTAGGTTATGGACGAACCATTTTGATGTGCTATTTCAGTCTCTGGGTTTTTGATCGTCTTTTCCAGCACCATCAATATGGCTTGGCCGTGTTGGCGCTCATGATACTTATTGCAATGGATGTGCTGGTCCGCTACATTGTTGAGCAGCTTTTTCTCGGACCTGTTTTCGATATCTGGCAATATCCCAGAGGGATTGGAATCTGGGATTATTTTGGAGAGAATGTATTTTTCAGTGCGTTGGGGATCTTTTTGTGTTTTTTGCTTAAAACCGTCAATGATTATTTTCGCCACGAATCCATGCGACGTGAGAAACTGGTTATGGAGCTGGCTTATTTGAAAGCCCAGCTTAACCCGCACTTTCTTTTCAACACGATGAACAATCTGTACGGTTTGTCGCTCTCCGAACCAGAACGGACACCGGATGTTATTTTGCGGCTGGGCGAGATGATGCGTTATATGCTGTATGAATCGAATGAAACTCTTGTTCCGGTCGATCGCGAGATCGAATATCTGACTGGCTTTATTGAACTGGAAAAATTGCGCTATCCCGCTGAAACGTACGTTAACTTTACGTTGGAAGGAAATGTAAACGGGATTATGATAGCGCCCTTGCTCTCTATAACCTTTGTAGAAAACGCTTTTAAGCACGGCCAGTTACGGGACCCGGCATTTCCAGTGCATATCAGCCTCTCAATATCAGGCCAAGCGTTACGTTTCGAAACAAGCAATCAGATCACATTTCAAAATCGTGATACAGCTGGCGGAATAGGATTGAAAAATGTGGAAAGGAGGTTGGCATTGCTCTATCCCGGCAAACATATGCTCCGGGTCTGGCAGGAAGCAGATCAATTTCATACTTTGCTGGAAATCAATGTAAACGCGGTAAAGGCAGATTAA
- a CDS encoding carcinine hydrolase/isopenicillin-N N-acyltransferase family protein → MYNFKLLRLLALAFFLCTPTFACTVFTASDGRTTLVGNNEDSSPSLKTFLWFYPGKKQKNGFVTWGVKEKLPEGGMNDKGLFWDAAALMQEIPIKRDAAKPDFEGYFVNKALAECATVDEVIRLVKRFNLVWQERAQVLVADASGDYALIHANYIIRKSDQRRNYQAVTNFSLHYGTANQEPCQRYNTAEMLLGKNLVSVPLFKEILSKTAQRAIDNATIYSQIADLKNGRFYLYQHHDFEEELVISLAYELKKGKHQTEIKKLFKADRKISGTRS, encoded by the coding sequence ATGTATAATTTCAAATTACTCAGGCTGCTAGCCCTTGCCTTTTTCCTTTGTACACCAACATTTGCCTGCACAGTGTTCACAGCATCCGATGGCAGAACCACACTGGTCGGTAACAATGAAGATTCCAGTCCTTCCCTGAAAACATTTTTATGGTTTTACCCTGGCAAAAAGCAAAAGAACGGGTTTGTAACCTGGGGTGTAAAGGAAAAGCTCCCGGAAGGCGGCATGAATGACAAAGGATTATTTTGGGATGCAGCCGCGCTTATGCAGGAAATCCCGATCAAGCGTGATGCTGCTAAGCCCGATTTTGAAGGATATTTTGTCAATAAAGCACTGGCAGAATGTGCCACAGTGGACGAAGTGATCCGTCTGGTGAAGCGGTTCAATCTGGTTTGGCAGGAGCGCGCACAGGTTTTGGTGGCAGATGCAAGTGGCGACTACGCCCTGATTCACGCTAACTACATCATCCGCAAATCGGATCAGCGCAGGAATTACCAGGCCGTTACCAATTTCAGTTTACATTATGGAACGGCCAACCAGGAGCCCTGCCAACGTTACAATACGGCCGAAATGTTGCTAGGGAAAAATTTGGTTTCGGTTCCGCTTTTTAAAGAAATCTTGTCCAAGACTGCGCAACGTGCGATTGACAATGCAACGATCTATTCGCAAATTGCCGATTTAAAAAATGGTCGGTTTTATCTTTATCAGCATCACGATTTCGAAGAAGAACTTGTCATTTCCCTGGCGTATGAGCTAAAAAAAGGGAAGCATCAAACGGAGATCAAAAAGCTCTTCAAGGCTGACAGGAAAATCTCCGGCACCCGGTCCTGA
- a CDS encoding SRPBCC family protein — protein METAAQKITVETTINAPVAKVWEHFNAPEHITQWCFASDDWHAPSAENDVRTGGKFRTTMAAKDGSFSFDFGGVYSNVVPQSVIEYGMEDGRTVQVTFTENGDSTTVTEIFDAEQTNPADMQRDGWQAILNNFKKHVEAN, from the coding sequence ATGGAAACCGCAGCTCAAAAAATCACCGTCGAAACAACTATTAATGCGCCTGTTGCGAAAGTCTGGGAACATTTTAATGCACCTGAACACATTACGCAATGGTGTTTTGCATCGGACGACTGGCATGCGCCGTCGGCAGAAAACGATGTCCGCACCGGCGGCAAATTCAGGACCACAATGGCTGCAAAAGACGGCAGTTTCAGCTTCGACTTTGGTGGGGTTTATTCCAATGTTGTTCCGCAAAGTGTGATCGAATATGGTATGGAAGATGGTAGAACAGTGCAGGTAACATTCACAGAAAATGGCGACAGCACCACAGTAACGGAAATTTTTGATGCTGAACAGACCAACCCGGCAGATATGCAGCGGGATGGCTGGCAGGCGATCCTCAATAATTTCAAGAAACACGTGGAAGCGAATTGA
- a CDS encoding helix-turn-helix transcriptional regulator: MKIFLDNDLTHTSESDFPYLRMHFESGGSHSLLFYPGSHSKANLLKQSGPDSIEIELSLDFLKRVLHNDLEILRDFGKNIEINLPAIMGNRSFPITRPMKQILAQIEECSLSGTLRRLFIEAKVVELLTLQISQINALPAGKKVLKKMDIDKLNEVRALLLANIHNPHSIEELSKTAGINRTKLQEGFKELFGTTIFGFITDIRLEEARQRIQDRSDAASIAEIAALAGYKNPQHFTAAFKRKFGFLPKDLKG; this comes from the coding sequence ATGAAAATTTTTTTAGATAATGATCTTACACACACATCGGAAAGCGATTTCCCCTATCTGCGAATGCATTTCGAAAGCGGCGGCTCACATTCCCTGCTATTTTACCCCGGATCACACAGCAAGGCGAATCTTCTGAAACAGTCTGGTCCGGACAGCATTGAGATTGAGCTTTCGCTCGATTTCCTGAAACGCGTTCTTCATAATGATCTTGAAATCCTACGCGATTTTGGCAAAAACATTGAAATAAATCTGCCTGCGATCATGGGTAACCGGAGCTTTCCGATTACACGTCCTATGAAGCAAATCCTCGCACAAATCGAGGAATGCAGCCTCTCAGGCACATTGCGAAGACTGTTTATTGAAGCAAAGGTCGTTGAGCTGCTCACCTTGCAGATCAGTCAGATCAACGCGTTGCCGGCGGGAAAGAAGGTCTTAAAGAAAATGGACATTGATAAATTGAACGAGGTAAGGGCGCTTTTGCTTGCAAATATTCACAATCCTCATTCCATTGAAGAGCTTTCCAAAACCGCAGGCATTAATCGCACCAAATTGCAGGAAGGTTTTAAAGAATTATTTGGAACGACCATTTTTGGGTTTATCACAGATATCCGTCTCGAAGAAGCCCGGCAAAGAATCCAGGACAGAAGCGATGCAGCTTCTATTGCTGAAATAGCCGCATTGGCAGGATATAAAAATCCGCAGCATTTCACAGCCGCATTCAAGCGTAAATTCGGATTTTTGCCAAAAGACTTAAAAGGATAG
- a CDS encoding TonB-dependent receptor: protein MRLPAAGQETTVISGIVQDGQGNPLPGASVTVMNTVNGTLTDSLGAFRITVPAMESYKIDIQHIGFKKLTRTIAQKDIRKGSITFTLLDDQTQLSEVQVMGQSETQQAKLQPIKAEVINTKAVQQQPSSLVELMNRSAGIRIRQTGGLGSNSGLMMNGFQDRAIKNFRDGIPLDYLGAGYNISLVPVNMLERVEVYKGVLPTALGADALGGAVNMVTKKSLYRYAEASYEIASFNTHRASLNALYSDTTRHFFVGADAFLNRSDNNYKVDVTVTDQETAARTPATVRLFHNQFTNYYTEGYAGLTNLSWVDELRVGVTWFHINRQNQYGASMSQPFGASVSRQHSVIPTLRYRKKFGRLGIDQFLTASNIHTAQVDTARGTYDWYGRFIPSPSRLGEISMQGSLSDIKFSYFTSRTHLSYQAAENHLVEFNVVSTNIGRTGTDPMGLTLPGTGQDILSLPAKYYKIIGAAGVQSVFLNGKLTNNLIAKFFHYNTSTINVDMYGTALGEHRSTSENSFGIAEAVKFALTGNTFLRFSAEAATRLPEQDEMFGDGNFHRSNFLLTPEKSTNINLGFRTEKRNAYSLEVNTFYRITKDLILKVPIDFLFTQNQNVENVKGLGLEADLTVSLNRWLRANGNFTYQDFRLFNTQNRQTEKARLRNTPYFFANLGLNSTLNHIGNNGKIHLYYFFTFVREYYLNYVPKNLEPDGFLGLWGKAKFDAPNIIPNQGLHSAGFTYHPGGEHFSIGFQAKNFLNARIYDNFRIQNAGRSLHLKLNYTLK from the coding sequence ATGCGGTTGCCAGCGGCTGGTCAGGAAACAACTGTTATTTCCGGAATTGTACAGGATGGTCAGGGAAATCCTTTACCCGGCGCCTCTGTAACTGTGATGAACACAGTTAACGGCACGCTAACTGACAGCCTTGGCGCATTCCGGATTACAGTGCCTGCTATGGAGTCGTATAAAATTGACATACAACACATTGGCTTTAAAAAACTAACGCGCACTATTGCCCAGAAAGACATCAGAAAAGGCAGTATTACTTTCACATTGCTCGACGACCAAACCCAGCTTTCGGAGGTGCAGGTGATGGGGCAATCCGAAACCCAGCAAGCAAAACTGCAACCGATCAAGGCCGAGGTGATCAATACCAAAGCAGTTCAGCAGCAACCTTCATCATTGGTTGAACTCATGAACCGCTCGGCGGGGATCCGCATCCGACAAACAGGTGGACTAGGTTCCAATTCCGGACTCATGATGAATGGTTTTCAGGATCGCGCCATCAAAAATTTCCGTGACGGCATTCCGCTTGATTATCTGGGCGCTGGATACAACATTTCGCTCGTGCCGGTGAATATGCTCGAACGCGTGGAAGTGTATAAAGGTGTACTACCGACTGCGTTAGGCGCAGACGCGTTGGGCGGGGCGGTGAATATGGTTACCAAAAAGTCGCTTTACCGTTATGCGGAAGCATCTTATGAAATTGCCTCCTTTAACACCCACCGGGCATCATTAAACGCATTATACAGCGACACGACCCGCCACTTTTTCGTGGGCGCAGACGCATTTCTAAACCGCTCCGATAACAATTACAAAGTGGATGTGACTGTTACAGACCAGGAAACAGCTGCACGTACGCCGGCCACAGTGCGTTTGTTCCACAATCAGTTTACCAACTATTATACAGAAGGTTATGCAGGATTGACCAATTTAAGCTGGGTTGATGAGCTTCGCGTGGGCGTGACCTGGTTTCACATTAACAGGCAGAATCAATATGGCGCAAGCATGTCGCAGCCATTTGGCGCGTCGGTTAGCAGGCAGCATTCGGTGATTCCCACGCTTCGCTATCGCAAGAAGTTTGGCCGGCTTGGGATTGATCAGTTCCTCACCGCCAGCAACATTCATACTGCGCAAGTCGACACAGCAAGAGGCACTTACGACTGGTATGGCAGGTTTATTCCCAGTCCTTCCCGCCTGGGCGAAATTTCAATGCAGGGAAGCTTGTCCGACATAAAATTCTCCTATTTCACTTCACGGACCCATTTGAGCTATCAAGCTGCGGAAAATCATCTTGTGGAATTTAATGTGGTTTCTACGAACATTGGTCGCACCGGAACCGACCCGATGGGGTTAACATTGCCTGGGACCGGCCAGGATATTTTATCACTTCCTGCCAAATACTACAAAATTATCGGCGCTGCGGGCGTTCAATCCGTTTTCCTGAACGGGAAACTTACCAACAACCTGATTGCGAAATTCTTTCATTACAATACGTCAACCATCAATGTTGACATGTACGGAACTGCGCTTGGCGAACACAGGTCTACTTCGGAAAATAGCTTCGGCATTGCGGAAGCAGTGAAGTTTGCATTGACAGGCAATACTTTTTTGCGGTTTTCGGCGGAGGCTGCTACACGCTTGCCTGAGCAGGATGAAATGTTTGGGGACGGGAATTTCCATCGCTCCAATTTCCTGCTCACACCCGAGAAAAGCACCAATATCAATCTGGGCTTCCGGACAGAAAAAAGAAATGCTTACAGCCTGGAAGTCAACACTTTTTACCGCATTACCAAAGATCTGATCCTGAAAGTCCCGATTGATTTTTTGTTTACCCAAAACCAAAATGTTGAAAATGTAAAAGGACTTGGCCTTGAAGCTGACTTAACCGTGTCCCTGAATCGCTGGCTGCGGGCGAACGGCAATTTCACTTACCAGGATTTCCGCCTGTTTAACACGCAAAACCGGCAGACTGAAAAGGCCAGGCTGCGCAATACGCCCTATTTCTTTGCTAACCTGGGTTTGAACAGCACGCTTAACCACATTGGGAACAACGGGAAAATCCACCTGTATTACTTCTTCACATTTGTACGGGAATATTACCTGAATTACGTCCCCAAAAACCTCGAACCCGACGGTTTCCTGGGGTTATGGGGCAAAGCGAAGTTCGATGCGCCCAACATTATCCCGAACCAGGGCCTGCACTCGGCAGGGTTCACTTATCATCCCGGCGGAGAGCACTTTTCTATTGGTTTTCAGGCCAAAAACTTCCTGAATGCCCGCATCTATGACAACTTCCGCATTCAGAATGCGGGCCGCAGCTTACACTTGAAACTTAATTATACCCTCAAATAA
- a CDS encoding PepSY-associated TM helix domain-containing protein has product MSSVKKIQTWFQIHKWTSLICTAFLLMLCLTGLPLIFHEEIEELEGKPHMAKQVPAGTPKASLDKLAETALATYSKKVIRYVYWDEHEPNTTAFSLSDSINAAPDNYTTVIVDDHTAEVLETPNYQEGFMYIMFQMHVDMFMGIGGKLFLGVMGLLFIAAIVSGIMLYGPIMKRFDFGMIRTARSTRLKWLDLHNLLGVVTIVWGVVVGFTGVINTASEIVLGLWQQGQLAEMTAPYITASPLSGKLSSVDQAVTLTKQAAPGMEPSLIAYPGTPFSSKHHYAVFVKGNTPLTKRIIKPALIDAKKGVLTDLRDMPWFVNALFISQPLHFGDYGGLPLKIIWALFDIATIVILGSGLYLWFARNKATKAHIKRLDKNDTEILTVQAHSENV; this is encoded by the coding sequence ATGAGCTCTGTCAAAAAAATCCAGACCTGGTTCCAGATCCACAAATGGACGAGCCTGATATGCACGGCATTTTTGCTTATGCTTTGCCTTACCGGTCTTCCGCTGATCTTCCATGAAGAAATCGAAGAGCTGGAAGGCAAGCCGCACATGGCGAAACAAGTGCCCGCAGGAACGCCCAAGGCCAGCCTGGACAAACTGGCAGAAACGGCATTGGCCACTTATTCGAAAAAGGTGATCCGTTACGTCTACTGGGATGAACATGAGCCAAACACAACCGCATTCAGTCTTTCGGATTCCATCAACGCGGCACCGGATAATTACACAACGGTGATCGTGGATGACCATACGGCTGAGGTTTTGGAAACACCCAATTATCAGGAAGGTTTCATGTATATCATGTTCCAGATGCACGTGGATATGTTTATGGGAATCGGCGGCAAATTATTCCTCGGCGTAATGGGGTTGTTATTTATAGCAGCCATTGTCTCCGGCATCATGCTATACGGCCCGATCATGAAACGGTTTGATTTCGGTATGATCCGGACGGCGCGCTCAACCCGGCTCAAATGGCTTGACCTGCATAACTTACTTGGTGTGGTGACCATCGTATGGGGAGTTGTTGTAGGCTTTACGGGTGTTATTAACACGGCCTCGGAGATTGTGCTGGGCCTCTGGCAGCAGGGTCAGCTTGCAGAAATGACGGCGCCTTACATCACTGCATCACCCTTGTCAGGAAAATTAAGTTCAGTAGATCAGGCTGTTACATTGACCAAACAAGCAGCCCCAGGCATGGAACCGTCCCTGATCGCTTACCCCGGAACTCCGTTTTCAAGCAAACACCATTATGCAGTTTTTGTAAAAGGAAATACACCTTTGACGAAGCGCATTATTAAACCAGCTCTGATCGATGCTAAAAAGGGAGTGCTGACGGACCTGCGCGATATGCCATGGTTTGTAAATGCCCTGTTCATTTCCCAGCCATTGCATTTTGGGGATTATGGCGGACTGCCGCTTAAAATCATCTGGGCGCTGTTTGATATTGCCACTATTGTGATCCTGGGCAGCGGATTATACTTGTGGTTTGCACGAAATAAAGCCACAAAAGCGCACATCAAAAGGCTGGACAAAAATGATACTGAAATCCTGACAGTTCAGGCGCATAGTGAAAATGTTTAA
- a CDS encoding 3-keto-disaccharide hydrolase — MRPLLLTLTAIIAICTLFSMRNADEWTPMLDKDLSQWENYLSYNHKPGYNGKVPTDASGKPIAPIGYNKDNGRVFSVDNTSGSPVLHVSGETYGCLFTKKSYKNYHLKLQMKWGEKKYEPRKDKLRDSGILYHSNGEAGAEYWRSWMLSQEFQIMEGHMGDFWCQANSAIDIRSFPSEGVMNRVADHKQPFGTFKTGSDYYCMRSENHESPAGEWTTLELICFEGKSLHIVNGHVVMVLNNSRYITPDGKNVPMTSGKIQLQSEAAEVFYRDILIKELKTMPKEYASLF; from the coding sequence ATGAGACCTTTACTACTCACATTAACAGCGATAATCGCGATATGCACTCTGTTTTCCATGCGTAATGCAGACGAGTGGACCCCGATGCTTGATAAAGACCTTTCGCAGTGGGAAAATTATCTGAGCTACAATCACAAGCCCGGTTATAATGGAAAAGTACCAACTGATGCGAGCGGAAAACCCATTGCGCCCATTGGCTATAACAAAGATAACGGGAGGGTTTTCTCAGTAGATAATACGTCCGGATCCCCGGTATTACACGTAAGCGGCGAGACTTACGGCTGTTTGTTTACCAAAAAATCCTACAAAAATTACCATCTCAAACTCCAAATGAAGTGGGGCGAGAAAAAATATGAGCCGCGAAAAGACAAGCTCCGCGACTCGGGTATTTTATATCATTCCAATGGCGAAGCAGGTGCTGAATACTGGCGCTCATGGATGCTTTCCCAGGAATTCCAGATTATGGAAGGGCATATGGGAGATTTTTGGTGCCAGGCCAATTCGGCCATCGATATTCGATCTTTTCCCTCGGAAGGCGTAATGAACCGGGTTGCGGATCATAAACAACCCTTTGGTACATTCAAAACAGGAAGCGATTACTATTGCATGCGCTCTGAAAACCACGAAAGTCCCGCTGGCGAATGGACGACGCTTGAACTGATTTGCTTTGAAGGAAAAAGTTTGCATATCGTTAACGGCCACGTGGTTATGGTGCTCAATAATTCGCGTTACATTACACCGGACGGTAAGAATGTGCCAATGACCAGCGGGAAAATCCAGCTGCAAAGTGAAGCCGCAGAAGTATTCTATCGTGACATCCTGATCAAAGAACTTAAGACAATGCCCAAAGAGTACGCAAGCTTATTTTAA
- a CDS encoding AraC family transcriptional regulator: MKRYVLHSPFSIYHFEAETWTHSVHKHTYFEIIFILKGNGVHHINGNAFQYAEGDVFLLGPEDFHHFDIQEPTEFSFVRFNESIQKQLPGDKERPWQPVIRNLLNTSSQSRGSIVTDKQEKQKLHHLLAVLETESANDQSQYFEIIRDSLMRSMLIILARNLFSQTPGKPVTKDSIEAILMYIRQHIYRPEELTIEHLAETFHYAPAYISLFFKRQTGESLKQYIIKHRIKLIEARLLYSQLTLSEIADEFSYTDESHLCKQFRKYTGATPTAFRMRM, from the coding sequence ATGAAACGCTACGTCCTTCATTCACCATTCAGCATTTATCATTTCGAGGCCGAAACCTGGACGCACTCGGTCCATAAGCATACGTATTTTGAGATTATTTTTATACTGAAAGGAAATGGTGTCCACCATATCAATGGCAATGCGTTCCAATATGCCGAAGGAGATGTTTTTCTGCTTGGCCCGGAGGATTTTCATCATTTCGACATTCAGGAGCCGACGGAATTCAGCTTTGTCCGTTTCAATGAGTCTATTCAGAAGCAGCTGCCTGGCGATAAGGAGCGCCCCTGGCAGCCGGTGATCCGGAATTTGCTGAACACCTCATCGCAGAGCCGCGGATCAATTGTTACGGATAAGCAGGAGAAACAGAAGCTGCATCATTTGCTGGCGGTCCTGGAAACAGAATCAGCCAATGACCAGTCACAGTATTTTGAGATCATCCGCGATAGTCTTATGCGCAGCATGCTCATTATCCTGGCACGCAACCTGTTCAGTCAGACGCCCGGAAAGCCCGTTACGAAGGACTCGATAGAAGCGATTTTAATGTATATCCGGCAGCACATTTACCGGCCCGAAGAACTCACTATTGAACATCTGGCCGAAACTTTCCATTATGCGCCTGCTTATATCAGCCTCTTTTTCAAGAGGCAAACCGGCGAATCTTTAAAACAATACATTATCAAGCACAGGATCAAACTCATAGAAGCGCGCCTGCTGTACAGCCAGCTTACCCTGAGTGAAATTGCTGACGAGTTCAGCTATACGGACGAAAGCCATCTTTGTAAACAGTTCCGAAAATACACCGGCGCTACGCCGACTGCTTTCCGGATGCGGATGTGA
- a CDS encoding bifunctional class I SAM-dependent methyltransferase/glycosyltransferase family 2 protein: protein MTGETREKWIRKNAYYHRTLVKHLKFIVPEGSSVLEIGCGTGYLLEQLRPARGVGIDLSDEMIRFARIHRPGNTYLEMGAEHLSLNETFDYVIISDTIGGFRDVQMVFEAVHKVFTPQTRLVITSTNFIWRPLLNLAEKLGLKMPQKRQNWLDISDIISLLNLSDFDLISHDKKMIFPRYIPFLSDFLNRYVANLPIINALGLITCLVARSERVPVKPAGAMSVSVIIPARNEKGNIEALMQRTPEMGRHTELIFIEGNSTDQTWPEIERLGAHYSGFRDIKWAQQTGKGKGDAVRKGYSVASGDILMILDADMTVAPEELPKFFNAIASGKGEYINGSRLVYPMEKEAMRFLNLLGNKFFSLAFSWLLGQNLKDTLCGTKVISRENYLKLAANRAYFGDFDPFGDFDLIFGAAKLNLKFVEIPIRYRARTYGETNISRFKHGWLLLRMTAFAVKKIKFT, encoded by the coding sequence ATGACAGGGGAGACAAGAGAAAAATGGATCAGAAAAAACGCGTATTACCATCGGACTTTGGTAAAGCATTTAAAATTCATTGTGCCGGAAGGATCCTCCGTGCTGGAAATTGGTTGCGGCACAGGCTATCTGCTGGAACAACTGCGGCCGGCAAGGGGCGTCGGCATTGACCTCTCGGACGAAATGATCCGTTTTGCCAGAATCCATCGCCCGGGCAACACCTATCTGGAAATGGGTGCGGAACATTTATCGTTGAACGAAACCTTCGATTACGTGATCATCAGTGATACAATAGGAGGTTTCAGGGACGTTCAAATGGTGTTTGAAGCAGTTCACAAAGTATTCACTCCGCAAACCCGCCTGGTGATCACCTCCACCAATTTCATATGGAGGCCATTGCTGAACCTTGCAGAAAAGCTTGGTCTGAAAATGCCCCAGAAACGTCAGAACTGGCTAGATATCAGCGACATTATCTCGCTCCTCAATCTCTCGGATTTCGATCTGATCAGCCACGACAAGAAGATGATCTTTCCCAGATACATTCCCTTTCTATCCGATTTCCTGAACCGGTATGTAGCAAATCTGCCCATCATTAATGCCCTGGGACTGATTACTTGCCTGGTAGCCAGGAGCGAGCGCGTGCCCGTAAAGCCTGCCGGTGCGATGAGCGTAAGCGTTATTATTCCTGCCCGCAACGAAAAAGGCAACATTGAAGCCCTCATGCAGCGCACACCGGAGATGGGCCGTCATACAGAACTGATTTTTATAGAAGGCAATTCCACGGACCAAACCTGGCCTGAGATCGAGCGGTTGGGCGCTCATTATAGCGGATTCAGGGACATTAAATGGGCGCAGCAAACGGGCAAAGGCAAGGGAGACGCAGTCAGGAAGGGTTATAGCGTGGCGAGCGGGGACATTCTGATGATCCTGGATGCCGATATGACCGTAGCGCCCGAGGAACTTCCCAAGTTTTTCAATGCCATTGCTTCGGGGAAAGGGGAATATATCAATGGTTCACGGCTGGTGTATCCTATGGAAAAGGAGGCAATGCGTTTCCTGAACCTCCTGGGTAACAAGTTTTTCAGCCTGGCATTTTCATGGCTTTTGGGCCAGAACTTGAAGGATACATTGTGTGGTACCAAAGTGATTTCAAGGGAAAATTACCTGAAACTAGCCGCTAACAGGGCTTATTTCGGGGATTTTGATCCGTTCGGCGATTTCGACCTGATTTTCGGTGCTGCCAAGTTAAACCTGAAATTTGTCGAGATCCCGATCCGTTACCGCGCCCGCACATATGGTGAAACGAACATTTCGCGCTTCAAGCATGGGTGGCTTTTGCTGCGAATGACTGCATTTGCCGTGAAAAAAATCAAGTTCACCTGA